From a region of the Mucilaginibacter auburnensis genome:
- a CDS encoding LptF/LptG family permease, whose amino-acid sequence MKKIHLLLLKSFIRPFLSTFLIVMFLLLMLFLWKYIDDLIGKGFQWYIILELMAYASATNVAMALPLSVLLSSIMTYGSLGENYELVAIKSAGISLTRAMYPIFIVVCILSVSAFLFSDYMLPIANLKYYSLLYDAREQKSANFLPEGVFSNSFSNNTIRVQRKDPDGQTLYGLTIYSKDPAKNTSFMVIAKQGKMYRSFDDKFLVIELKDGIRYEENSGSGSGVYMPRRVFIRQRFTSTAQKLDLSGITSIKRTDESAFKSAFQMMNIRLLKDTIKILDRKLDSIKVTNYTMMTPYIKYLSLPKKPTTDSVKAIAYQSDWFKKQPLNEQLQAITNAQNEARSITDMLKMRVAAIDAPVKDQRSAFAQYQVKFTLSASCLALFLIGAPMGAIIRKGGLGLPVVISVAFFLLFYIIKTIGEKAAHEGNMSGIVGAWIAIFLITPIGMFLSYKAATDSPIFDMENYRRFFDQAASFVKKTIGRKFN is encoded by the coding sequence GTGAAAAAAATCCACCTCTTACTGCTCAAATCATTTATACGGCCCTTTCTAAGCACGTTTTTGATTGTGATGTTTTTGTTGTTGATGTTATTTCTATGGAAATACATTGATGATCTGATTGGTAAGGGCTTTCAATGGTACATCATCCTTGAGTTAATGGCTTATGCGTCTGCCACTAACGTTGCCATGGCGCTACCGCTGTCTGTTTTGCTTTCTTCCATCATGACCTATGGGAGCCTGGGAGAAAATTATGAATTAGTGGCTATAAAATCGGCCGGCATATCGCTCACACGCGCTATGTATCCTATTTTTATCGTGGTCTGTATCCTCAGCGTAAGCGCTTTTCTCTTTTCAGATTATATGCTGCCCATCGCCAATTTAAAGTACTATTCTTTACTATACGATGCCCGCGAGCAAAAATCAGCTAACTTTCTGCCCGAGGGAGTTTTCAGCAATAGTTTTTCTAATAACACCATACGTGTACAACGCAAAGACCCTGATGGCCAAACACTTTACGGGTTAACTATTTATTCAAAAGATCCTGCCAAGAACACCTCTTTTATGGTAATAGCCAAACAGGGTAAGATGTACCGCTCTTTTGATGATAAATTTTTAGTCATTGAACTAAAGGATGGTATCAGATACGAAGAAAATTCGGGTTCCGGCAGTGGCGTATATATGCCCCGCCGGGTATTTATCCGCCAAAGGTTCACCTCAACTGCGCAGAAGCTTGATCTCAGCGGCATAACGTCAATAAAACGTACCGACGAAAGTGCCTTTAAAAGCGCTTTTCAGATGATGAACATTCGCTTGTTAAAAGACACCATCAAAATACTTGATCGTAAGCTTGATAGCATCAAGGTGACTAATTATACGATGATGACGCCTTACATCAAATACTTAAGTTTACCTAAAAAGCCAACAACGGATAGCGTAAAAGCAATAGCATATCAATCAGACTGGTTTAAGAAACAACCATTAAATGAACAACTCCAGGCAATAACCAACGCTCAAAACGAAGCACGCTCTATAACTGATATGTTAAAAATGCGGGTCGCAGCTATTGACGCGCCGGTTAAAGATCAACGCAGCGCATTTGCGCAATACCAGGTAAAGTTTACACTCTCTGCATCGTGCCTGGCACTTTTCCTCATAGGCGCGCCTATGGGAGCTATAATACGCAAAGGCGGTTTAGGCTTACCCGTGGTGATATCCGTAGCATTTTTCTTGCTGTTCTACATAATTAAAACAATTGGCGAAAAAGCTGCACACGAAGGAAACATGTCTGGCATTGTTGGAGCCTGGATAGCCATTTTTCTGATCACTCCTATCGGTATGTTTTTATCTTATAAGGCAGCAACTGATTCGCCAATATTTGATATGGAAAACTACAGGCGCTTTTTTGATCAGGCAGCATCTTTTGTTAAAAAAACGATTGGCAGGAAATTCAACTAA
- a CDS encoding START-like domain-containing protein, whose amino-acid sequence MSEKKKFTIEYEIKSSPRILYTFLLEPNGLAQWFADDVNIREQVYTFTWDGEQQKAKLVNARENKLVRFKFIDDEPQCYFEMEIVQDELTNDVALAVTDFATEDAMAERKLIWDNQIQYLISVLGA is encoded by the coding sequence ATGTCTGAAAAGAAAAAATTTACTATTGAGTACGAAATAAAGTCGTCGCCACGCATATTATATACCTTTTTACTGGAGCCAAATGGCTTAGCACAATGGTTTGCTGATGATGTAAACATCCGCGAACAGGTGTACACTTTTACCTGGGATGGCGAACAGCAAAAAGCAAAACTGGTTAACGCCCGCGAAAACAAACTGGTTAGATTCAAATTTATTGATGACGAGCCCCAATGTTATTTTGAAATGGAAATTGTTCAGGATGAATTGACCAATGACGTAGCACTCGCTGTTACTGACTTTGCCACTGAAGATGCCATGGCCGAGAGAAAATTAATATGGGATAATCAGATTCAGTACCTTATAAGCGTTTTAGGTGCATAA
- a CDS encoding SPW repeat domain-containing protein → MNPFISRSFYGVINYVTALISMASPWLFGFAHVGGASLFLPITIGWVQLIMAIFSNNSHGFIKIFPMPTHNVLDAFSGFILAVSPFLYGFAFIENGVFLPHLLIGLTFLIAGVFTHGSPFVNEEAHQEVVGWDNH, encoded by the coding sequence ATGAACCCATTTATTTCAAGAAGCTTTTACGGAGTTATTAACTATGTTACCGCCTTAATTTCAATGGCGTCTCCATGGTTATTTGGATTTGCGCATGTAGGTGGCGCATCATTGTTTTTGCCTATAACAATTGGATGGGTGCAATTAATAATGGCTATATTTAGTAACAACAGCCACGGGTTTATCAAAATATTCCCAATGCCTACACATAATGTGCTTGATGCTTTTTCGGGCTTTATTTTAGCTGTGTCTCCATTTTTATATGGCTTTGCTTTTATTGAGAACGGCGTGTTTTTACCACATTTATTAATCGGATTAACTTTCTTAATAGCAGGGGTATTTACACATGGCTCTCCATTTGTAAACGAAGAAGCACATCAGGAAGTAGTTGGTTGGGATAACCACTAA
- a CDS encoding UDP-2,3-diacylglucosamine diphosphatase, translating into MAKREVDIVIISDVHLGTYGCHAKELLKYLKSIKPKMLILNGDIIDIWQFSKSYWPETHMKVVRRILKFVTDGIPVYYLTGNHDEMLRKFADMNLGSFQLLNKLLLNIDGKKAWIFHGDVFDVTMQHSKWLAKLGAIGYDSLILLNSFTNWLLTAMGREKMSFSKKIKAKFKDAVKFINQFEQTAADLAVSKEYQYVICGHIHQAEIREISATDNPGKVLYLNSGDWVENLTSLEYHNGKWNIFTYTPTDFEDDNDFSDVSDTEDLDAKMDVNLLLERFRKEAH; encoded by the coding sequence ATGGCAAAGCGTGAAGTAGATATTGTAATTATATCTGATGTGCATTTGGGCACCTACGGCTGTCATGCTAAGGAGTTACTCAAGTATTTAAAAAGCATTAAGCCTAAAATGCTTATTCTGAACGGCGATATAATTGATATATGGCAATTTAGTAAATCGTATTGGCCCGAAACCCACATGAAAGTGGTTAGGCGCATACTGAAGTTTGTTACCGATGGTATTCCGGTGTATTACTTAACCGGTAACCACGACGAGATGTTACGGAAATTTGCAGATATGAACCTCGGCTCCTTTCAATTATTAAATAAACTTCTTTTAAACATTGATGGCAAAAAGGCCTGGATCTTTCATGGGGATGTTTTTGACGTTACCATGCAGCACTCGAAATGGCTGGCTAAGTTGGGCGCTATAGGTTATGATTCGCTTATACTGTTAAATAGTTTTACCAATTGGTTACTTACAGCCATGGGGCGGGAGAAAATGAGTTTCTCAAAGAAGATCAAAGCTAAGTTTAAAGACGCCGTTAAGTTCATCAATCAGTTTGAACAAACTGCTGCAGATCTTGCGGTTAGCAAAGAATATCAATACGTTATTTGTGGACACATACACCAGGCCGAGATCAGGGAAATAAGCGCGACAGATAATCCCGGCAAAGTGCTTTACCTTAATAGTGGCGATTGGGTGGAGAATCTAACCTCATTAGAATATCATAATGGTAAGTGGAACATATTCACGTATACGCCCACAGATTTTGAAGATGATAATGACTTTTCTGATGTTTCTGATACGGAAGATCTTGATGCTAAAATGGATGTTAACCTATTGTTGGAGCGTTTCAGAAAAGAAGCTCATTAA
- a CDS encoding glycosyltransferase family protein: MKILFAIQGTGNGHISRAREIVPLLQQYGELDLLVSGTEAEVSLSQPLKYRYHGFSFVFGTNGGVDKWATFKIMDLPQLWRDMRNLPLEQYDLIVNDFEPVSAWACKMRGIPSVSLSHQCAFVSKNTPRPRKWHYGEWLFKHYSPTTHHIGFHFERYDNFIHTPVIRSGIRSMATSNQGHYTVYLPAYDDKKLAQHLCKVKNTQWHIFSKRQKTPYQLDNVNIFPVSNEAFNASLASCEGLLTGGGFEGPAEALFLQKKVMMIPMQGQYEQKCNALAASRLGVPVVPAIGNKFAEHVAKWVHQDERVFVNFPDETAQIVDGMVKRYSRR, translated from the coding sequence ATGAAAATATTATTTGCTATACAGGGCACAGGTAACGGGCACATCAGTCGCGCCCGCGAAATTGTACCGCTGTTACAGCAATACGGTGAACTTGACCTTTTGGTAAGCGGTACCGAGGCAGAAGTTTCCCTTTCGCAACCACTTAAGTACCGTTATCACGGTTTTAGTTTCGTTTTTGGTACCAATGGTGGCGTTGATAAGTGGGCTACCTTCAAAATTATGGATCTGCCACAACTTTGGCGAGACATGCGTAACCTGCCGCTTGAACAATATGACCTGATAGTTAATGATTTTGAACCGGTGAGTGCTTGGGCTTGCAAAATGCGGGGCATACCATCTGTTTCATTAAGCCATCAATGCGCTTTTGTCTCAAAAAACACACCTCGCCCTCGTAAATGGCATTACGGAGAATGGTTGTTCAAGCATTACTCACCAACTACCCATCACATAGGTTTTCACTTTGAGCGGTATGATAATTTTATACATACGCCTGTTATACGTAGTGGCATCCGCAGCATGGCAACAAGCAACCAAGGCCACTACACAGTTTATTTGCCCGCTTATGATGATAAGAAGCTGGCACAGCATCTATGCAAGGTAAAGAATACCCAGTGGCATATTTTTTCAAAGCGGCAAAAAACGCCTTATCAGTTAGATAACGTTAATATTTTTCCGGTAAGCAACGAAGCGTTCAATGCCAGTTTGGCATCGTGCGAAGGATTGTTAACGGGCGGTGGATTTGAAGGCCCGGCCGAAGCGCTTTTTCTTCAGAAGAAGGTAATGATGATACCAATGCAAGGCCAGTATGAGCAAAAATGTAACGCATTAGCTGCATCACGCCTCGGTGTCCCAGTAGTTCCTGCAATAGGGAATAAATTTGCGGAACACGTAGCAAAATGGGTGCATCAAGATGAGCGTGTATTTGTAAACTTTCCTGACGAGACTGCCCAGATAGTTGATGGTATGGTAAAGCGTTACAGCAGACGGTAA
- a CDS encoding DUF6427 family protein gives MINLFRTYNPLNAIWLAVLLIILRLGYIIDAPDQIQFIFVEPFARLLIPADYEFALSPMMNISLAGVLVFLQALWFNSMVNSFNLLGKPTFLPALMYVVLSALFVPFLTLSAPLICNFLILAMLQKLFATYKIPDAKSVAYDLGMIVALGALIYLPFIFMFIIIWAGLVVFRPFNWREWAAAVIGFATIFFFLAVIYYLTDRLPLFVKIWLPLASAFPTTIHISSYNYLVLVPVAVILLLCFLKVSQLFFRSYVQTRKSFQLLLVLTIVAGLSFYIKKEFHLEHFLLCALPLAIFFSYYFLYASKRWFYESLFVLLVASIIYFQFNTF, from the coding sequence ATGATCAATCTGTTCAGAACATATAACCCGCTTAATGCAATATGGCTGGCGGTTTTATTGATCATTTTACGCCTGGGCTATATTATTGATGCCCCTGATCAGATCCAGTTTATATTTGTAGAGCCCTTTGCACGGCTACTTATCCCCGCTGATTATGAGTTTGCGCTATCGCCAATGATGAATATATCGCTGGCAGGAGTGCTTGTTTTTCTACAGGCGCTATGGTTCAATTCAATGGTTAACAGCTTTAATCTTCTTGGCAAACCCACCTTTTTACCTGCTTTGATGTATGTTGTACTTAGCGCTTTGTTTGTTCCTTTTTTAACATTAAGCGCACCGCTTATTTGTAATTTCCTGATATTAGCAATGCTTCAGAAGCTATTTGCCACTTACAAAATTCCCGACGCGAAATCTGTTGCTTATGATCTGGGAATGATTGTAGCGCTTGGTGCATTAATTTACCTGCCATTTATTTTTATGTTTATTATAATATGGGCAGGTTTGGTGGTTTTCCGCCCGTTTAATTGGCGTGAGTGGGCAGCAGCCGTTATAGGCTTTGCCACTATATTCTTTTTTTTAGCGGTTATTTATTATCTTACAGATAGGCTACCATTATTTGTAAAAATATGGCTTCCGCTCGCATCTGCTTTCCCAACCACTATTCACATAAGTTCATACAACTACCTGGTGTTAGTGCCGGTAGCTGTAATATTGCTGCTCTGCTTTTTAAAGGTTAGTCAGTTGTTTTTTAGGAGCTATGTGCAAACCCGAAAATCCTTTCAACTTTTGCTGGTGCTTACCATTGTTGCAGGGTTATCATTTTATATCAAAAAAGAGTTTCATCTGGAACATTTTTTATTGTGCGCCCTGCCTTTGGCGATTTTTTTCTCCTATTACTTTTTATATGCATCCAAGCGCTGGTTTTACGAAAGTTTATTTGTTTTACTGGTTGCAAGCATCATTTATTTCCAGTTTAACACTTTTTAA
- the purQ gene encoding phosphoribosylformylglycinamidine synthase subunit PurQ has product MKFGVVIFPGSNCDEDIIHVLEKIMGQQVVRLWHKDHDLQGSDFIILPGGFSFGDYLRSGAIARFSPIMQEVIQFAAKGGRVMGICNGFQILTEAGLLPGALLHNEHRKFICRNTYIKPQTANALVTAQIDQQRALKIPIAHGEGNYFADADLLKKLNDNDQVLFRYCDEAGNITTDANPNGSVENIAGVCNSERNVFGFMPHPERAADSLLANEDGLAIFESIVSIARA; this is encoded by the coding sequence ATGAAGTTTGGCGTAGTTATATTCCCCGGTTCCAATTGCGATGAAGATATCATCCATGTGTTAGAAAAAATAATGGGTCAGCAGGTGGTTCGCCTGTGGCATAAAGATCATGATCTTCAAGGTTCTGATTTTATTATTTTGCCGGGAGGCTTTTCATTTGGTGATTACCTGCGCTCAGGTGCTATAGCCCGTTTTTCACCAATTATGCAAGAAGTTATTCAATTTGCTGCTAAAGGTGGCAGGGTAATGGGAATTTGCAACGGTTTCCAAATTTTGACCGAAGCAGGGTTATTACCTGGCGCTTTGCTTCATAATGAGCACCGTAAGTTTATTTGCCGCAATACTTATATAAAACCTCAAACTGCCAATGCGTTGGTTACTGCGCAAATTGATCAGCAACGAGCACTTAAAATACCTATAGCGCATGGTGAAGGGAATTATTTTGCCGATGCGGATTTACTTAAAAAACTGAATGATAATGATCAGGTATTGTTCAGGTATTGTGATGAAGCAGGTAATATAACTACCGATGCTAATCCTAATGGTTCAGTTGAAAATATTGCAGGTGTTTGTAACTCTGAGCGTAACGTGTTTGGCTTTATGCCTCACCCTGAGCGTGCAGCCGATAGCTTACTGGCTAACGAAGATGGGTTAGCCATATTTGAATCTATCGTGTCAATAGCACGTGCCTAA
- a CDS encoding type III pantothenate kinase: MANLVIDIGNTQTKLAVFSHNEMIDSQRYQYIDTNAISTVLKKYRIDKAIVSSVKRGPQDWENDLKGQVKVYSFDSDFVKSIHNHYRTPQTLGADRLAAVVGAHNLYPKTDNLIIDGGTCITYDWVDAGGNYFGGSISPGLNMRYKALNHYTGALPLLNENKEFNSSYGDDTATAITSGVQNGIKYELVGFIDSYSKPDQKMNIILTGGDNVFFDTLLKNSIFAPYIKKEPNLVLKGLNAAIEHND, encoded by the coding sequence ATGGCCAACCTGGTTATTGATATTGGCAATACACAAACTAAACTTGCTGTGTTCAGCCATAATGAAATGATCGATAGCCAGCGTTACCAATACATTGACACTAACGCAATTTCTACTGTTTTAAAAAAGTACCGCATAGATAAGGCCATTGTTTCCTCTGTAAAAAGAGGGCCGCAAGACTGGGAAAATGATTTAAAGGGCCAGGTAAAGGTGTATAGCTTTGATTCCGACTTTGTAAAAAGTATTCACAATCATTATCGTACACCGCAAACATTAGGTGCAGATAGATTGGCAGCGGTGGTTGGAGCACATAACTTATACCCCAAAACTGATAACCTGATTATTGACGGTGGTACTTGTATAACATATGATTGGGTTGATGCCGGAGGGAATTATTTCGGAGGCAGCATATCGCCGGGCTTAAATATGCGTTATAAAGCGCTGAACCATTACACCGGAGCTTTGCCTTTGCTTAACGAAAATAAAGAATTCAACAGTAGTTATGGCGACGATACTGCAACTGCAATAACATCTGGCGTACAAAACGGAATAAAGTATGAACTGGTTGGCTTTATAGACAGTTATTCTAAGCCAGACCAAAAAATGAATATTATACTAACAGGCGGCGATAATGTTTTTTTTGATACGCTATTGAAAAATAGCATCTTTGCCCCCTATATAAAAAAAGAACCTAACCTGGTTTTAAAAGGTTTAAACGCAGCCATTGAGCATAATGACTAA
- the lptC gene encoding LPS export ABC transporter periplasmic protein LptC gives MQSHFPKSLWRRFLPVLTLGVLSIAACENDLDVIKKIANMNSGLAIDTTRGVDVIYSDSAIVKGRLQTPLLIKYSVEKPYDIMPDGVKVIFFDKNGKEEGTIVADSAVQLENESITKFYKNVVATTVKGDTFKSDELIWDQPKKIIYSNKPVEIHTADGNVFNGVSFKSDDKLENPEIQSGTGAGYVSENPMQ, from the coding sequence ATGCAATCTCATTTCCCAAAATCTTTATGGCGTAGGTTTTTGCCTGTATTGACTTTGGGTGTGCTAAGTATTGCTGCCTGCGAGAATGACCTGGATGTAATCAAAAAAATAGCCAACATGAACTCTGGTTTGGCTATTGATACTACACGTGGGGTAGATGTTATTTACAGCGACTCTGCAATAGTAAAAGGTAGATTGCAAACCCCCTTACTGATAAAATACTCTGTAGAAAAACCTTACGATATAATGCCTGATGGTGTTAAGGTGATTTTTTTTGATAAGAATGGCAAGGAAGAAGGTACAATTGTAGCGGATTCGGCTGTTCAGTTAGAGAATGAAAGCATTACCAAGTTTTACAAAAATGTTGTGGCAACAACTGTTAAAGGCGACACATTTAAATCTGACGAGTTGATATGGGATCAGCCCAAAAAGATAATTTACTCCAATAAACCTGTTGAGATACATACTGCCGATGGTAACGTATTTAACGGCGTTAGTTTTAAAAGCGACGATAAGTTGGAGAACCCCGAAATACAGTCTGGTACAGGTGCAGGATATGTATCAGAAAATCCGATGCAATAG
- a CDS encoding peptidylprolyl isomerase: MGIMGYLRERMGKIVAGVIGISLIAFVITEVVQSGGSFFRDDNSTIGEVYGEKIPYQEFNETVEQNSNQFKEQSGGALSPQITAYIQENTWNQMLSKAMISHEADAVGLQVTGDESQAMISGSNPSPEIVRAFTNPQTGQFDRASLTSTISKLRVTPDVDPQKQRWKKFVQELVENKLAEKYMTGITNGLYVNSLEAKDDYEAKNKLANFKYAVLDYQSVQDSKVTLTDADYSSYYEEHKNEFKNQQETRGIEFVTFNGAPSKADSAAVKASIEKLKPEFSASTNDSLFVQINSETKQPFAYRKKGELGSGLDSVMFNAAPGFVYGPYTENGHYALAKLIDSRVGPDSVTAKHILLAPGDGIKKADSLKALIQGGKSFAEMAKMYSMDQGSAAKGGDVGTFARGAMVPAFEDAAFNGKPGDYKIVTSQFGVHLIYIVAQKGSSKVVKVAVVDKPLNASSETQSAAYSKAQQFLINVNDGDFNAQAKKAGLEVKNADDVTGSAASLPGLESARELVRWAFNAEKGDVYDQVYTSGDQYVVARLTAIKPQGILPLDAVKKQIEPMVRVQVKAKMLTDKFNGALSGAATIEQAAQKAGATVNAVQNIVLANPVIPGVGAGPEYKLIGTIFGSQVNKLSKPVQGQQGVFIFSVNSFVNPAALANNITQKQQLLQGLVQRSQGEALEALKNKANVKDYRARLL; this comes from the coding sequence ATGGGTATAATGGGTTATCTGCGCGAGCGGATGGGCAAAATAGTAGCAGGTGTAATAGGTATATCACTGATAGCGTTTGTTATAACCGAAGTAGTACAATCGGGCGGCTCTTTTTTTAGAGACGATAACAGTACAATAGGTGAAGTATACGGTGAGAAAATACCTTACCAGGAATTTAATGAAACTGTTGAGCAAAACAGCAATCAGTTTAAAGAGCAATCGGGTGGTGCGCTTTCTCCGCAAATAACTGCATACATACAGGAAAACACCTGGAACCAGATGCTAAGCAAAGCTATGATAAGCCATGAGGCTGATGCTGTTGGTTTACAGGTAACAGGCGATGAGTCGCAAGCCATGATCAGCGGTAGCAATCCAAGCCCTGAGATTGTTCGTGCTTTCACCAACCCTCAAACCGGACAGTTTGATCGCGCCAGCTTAACTTCAACAATCAGTAAATTGCGTGTTACTCCTGATGTTGATCCTCAAAAACAAAGATGGAAAAAGTTTGTGCAGGAACTGGTAGAGAACAAACTTGCCGAAAAATACATGACCGGTATTACTAACGGTTTATACGTAAACTCTTTAGAGGCAAAAGATGATTATGAGGCAAAAAACAAATTAGCTAACTTTAAATACGCTGTTTTAGATTACCAAAGTGTTCAGGATAGTAAGGTTACTTTAACTGATGCCGATTACAGCAGCTATTATGAAGAGCATAAAAACGAGTTTAAAAACCAGCAGGAAACACGCGGCATTGAGTTTGTAACTTTTAATGGTGCTCCATCTAAAGCTGACTCTGCTGCAGTTAAAGCTTCAATTGAGAAATTAAAGCCTGAGTTCAGTGCTTCAACTAACGATTCTCTTTTCGTTCAGATCAATTCTGAAACCAAGCAACCATTTGCTTACAGAAAGAAAGGCGAACTGGGTAGCGGCCTTGACTCGGTAATGTTCAACGCGGCACCAGGCTTTGTTTATGGTCCGTATACTGAAAATGGTCATTACGCTTTGGCAAAATTGATTGACTCAAGAGTTGGTCCGGATTCTGTAACTGCTAAGCACATACTTTTAGCACCAGGCGACGGAATTAAAAAGGCAGATTCATTAAAGGCGTTAATTCAGGGAGGTAAATCATTTGCAGAAATGGCAAAGATGTACTCTATGGATCAAGGCTCTGCAGCTAAAGGCGGAGATGTTGGAACATTTGCACGTGGTGCAATGGTACCGGCTTTTGAAGACGCGGCATTTAATGGCAAACCCGGCGATTATAAAATAGTGACCTCACAATTTGGTGTTCATTTAATTTATATTGTTGCTCAAAAGGGCTCGTCAAAAGTTGTTAAGGTTGCGGTGGTTGACAAACCATTAAATGCAAGCAGCGAGACCCAATCTGCTGCTTACAGCAAAGCGCAACAATTCCTGATCAATGTTAATGACGGCGATTTTAATGCGCAGGCTAAAAAGGCAGGCTTAGAAGTTAAAAATGCTGATGATGTTACCGGCTCTGCTGCTTCTCTTCCTGGCTTGGAAAGTGCGCGCGAACTGGTACGTTGGGCATTCAATGCTGAAAAAGGCGATGTTTACGATCAGGTTTATACATCTGGCGATCAATATGTGGTTGCACGGTTAACCGCTATAAAACCTCAAGGCATATTACCGCTTGACGCAGTTAAAAAACAAATTGAGCCGATGGTAAGAGTTCAGGTTAAAGCTAAAATGCTTACCGACAAATTTAACGGTGCTTTAAGCGGTGCTGCTACTATAGAACAAGCAGCTCAAAAAGCTGGTGCAACCGTAAATGCTGTTCAAAATATAGTTCTGGCTAACCCGGTTATTCCAGGTGTAGGTGCAGGTCCGGAGTACAAGTTGATCGGAACCATCTTCGGTTCGCAGGTTAATAAACTGTCAAAACCTGTTCAAGGTCAGCAGGGTGTATTTATTTTCTCTGTTAACAGTTTTGTTAATCCTGCTGCTTTAGCAAATAACATAACACAAAAACAACAGTTGTTGCAAGGCTTGGTTCAACGTTCGCAAGGTGAAGCCCTTGAAGCGCTGAAAAATAAGGCCAATGTAAAAGATTACAGAGCACGCCTGTTATAG
- a CDS encoding DUF2480 family protein produces MDIQENIVNKVAQSGLATLDPADFYTPGERVVYDIKDNLFHGLILREKDFRDFVKGHDWSQYQDKNVAITCTADAIVPAWAYLLLANRMAPYAKDVVFGDAEVLETVLFVKAIQSLDPEKYRDQRLVIKGCGDVDIPVSAYVELGKKLTPVVKSLMFGEPCSTVPIYKRKD; encoded by the coding sequence ATGGATATACAGGAAAATATTGTAAATAAAGTTGCTCAAAGCGGGCTGGCTACCTTGGATCCGGCCGACTTTTATACTCCAGGCGAACGTGTGGTATATGATATAAAAGATAATCTTTTTCACGGGCTTATATTGCGTGAGAAGGACTTTAGAGATTTTGTTAAGGGACACGATTGGAGCCAATACCAGGATAAAAACGTAGCTATAACCTGTACCGCCGATGCTATTGTACCGGCATGGGCTTATCTGCTTTTGGCCAACCGTATGGCACCTTATGCCAAAGATGTAGTATTTGGCGACGCAGAGGTTTTAGAAACGGTTTTATTTGTAAAAGCTATACAAAGCCTTGACCCCGAAAAATATCGGGATCAACGGTTGGTTATAAAAGGTTGTGGTGATGTTGATATCCCTGTTTCAGCTTACGTAGAATTAGGCAAAAAGCTAACACCTGTAGTTAAAAGCCTTATGTTTGGCGAGCCTTGTTCAACGGTGCCTATTTATAAGCGAAAAGACTGA